A genomic window from Motacilla alba alba isolate MOTALB_02 chromosome 2, Motacilla_alba_V1.0_pri, whole genome shotgun sequence includes:
- the LOC119698197 gene encoding lymphocyte antigen 6E-like, translating into MKLFLLVVLGVALCTESAFSLTCFSCKDATSNIHCLSTTKCSDNEKYCLTTYSTSGTGSDRSQRITKKCSAFCPTIDLNIGIAGVATSCCETSLCNISGASSVKTSSTILTLGVLASLACILRMGF; encoded by the exons ATGAAGCTTTTCCTCCTGGTCGTGCTCGGCGTTGCCCTGTGCACGGAAAGTG CTTTCTCCCTGACCTGCTTCTCGTGCAAAGATGCAACTTCCAACATCCATTGTCTCAGCACCACCAAATGCTCGGACAACGAGAAGTATTGTCTGACAACCTATTCCACCTCAGGAACTG GCAGTGACCGGAGCCAGCGAATCACCAAGAAATGTTCTGCATTTTGCCCAACAATTGACCTGAACATCGGCATAGCTGGAGTCGCCACCAGCTGCTGCGAGACCTCCTTGTGCAACATCAGTGGGGCCAGCAGCGTGAAAACCAGTTCCACCATCCTCACCCTGGGGGTCCTGGCCAGTCTCGCCTGCATCCTCAGGATGggtttttga
- the LOC119697471 gene encoding lymphocyte antigen 6E-like, with translation MKAFLVALLAAVLCAQQASSLFCYVCDNEHSNWNCMKTYKCEDHEKYCTTTYSTAGFGKDVGHRITKKCSADCPETNVNFGMAAYSTKCCSYSLCNFSGANSIRINYAVVLLGILGSLICVLRVGL, from the exons ATGAAGGCTTTTCTggtggccctgctggctgcagtccTGTGTGCCCAGCAAG cttcctcCCTGTTTTGCTATGTCTGTGACAATGAACATTCCAACTGGAACTGCATGAAAACCTACAAGTGTGAGGACCATGAGAAATACTGCACAACCACGTACAGCACTGCTGGATTTG GCAAGGACGTGGGACACCGCATCACCAAGAAATGCTCTGCGGACTGTCCCGAGACCAACGTGAATTTCGGGATGGCCGCTTATTCCACCAAGTGCTGCAGCTACTCCCTGTGCAACTTCAGCGGCGCCAACAGCATCCGGATCAACTACGCCGTGGTCCTGCTGGGAATCCTGGGAAGTTTGATCTGTGTGCTCAGGGTGGGATTGTGA